A single window of Leclercia adecarboxylata DNA harbors:
- a CDS encoding HNH endonuclease signature motif containing protein, with product MTLIAPKHYATINDLNLTGRVLIIQTDGKKGALILDETTGTGSSGFWRVGASHRFDHIILRVGENRNYRLIQATHSRTERLDGRNANGNSKVVHFENFRYIGVTTTESPSEFAGAKTSYGFVSVDCLPKHEPIPVFSESPEPKRQGTEVIIETRPDQPDFAADVWENCKRRCVISDVKMRARLQAAHLISHADQGPDHYSNGLILRSDLHGLFDTDHLAIEPSTLTVRISPAALATDPDLAKFADKPLLNIHHPVDPFFLELRWKKFLSLHH from the coding sequence ATGACGCTTATCGCACCGAAACACTATGCCACCATTAATGACCTGAACCTGACTGGTCGCGTTCTGATTATCCAGACAGACGGAAAAAAAGGCGCGCTGATACTGGATGAAACGACGGGCACTGGCTCATCAGGTTTCTGGCGCGTTGGAGCCTCGCACCGTTTCGATCACATCATCCTCCGCGTCGGGGAGAACAGGAACTATCGGTTAATCCAGGCGACTCATAGCCGTACAGAACGCCTGGATGGCCGCAACGCGAATGGAAACAGCAAAGTTGTCCATTTCGAAAACTTCCGTTACATCGGCGTGACGACGACAGAATCGCCATCAGAATTTGCCGGTGCGAAAACAAGTTATGGTTTTGTATCAGTAGACTGTCTGCCAAAACATGAGCCCATACCTGTGTTTTCAGAGTCGCCAGAACCAAAACGGCAGGGAACGGAGGTCATCATCGAGACAAGGCCGGATCAACCTGACTTTGCGGCAGATGTCTGGGAAAATTGCAAAAGACGTTGTGTTATTTCTGATGTGAAAATGCGCGCTCGATTACAGGCTGCACATCTTATCAGCCATGCTGACCAGGGTCCCGACCACTATTCCAATGGACTGATACTGCGTAGCGATCTGCATGGACTTTTCGACACGGATCATCTGGCCATTGAGCCTTCTACACTCACAGTACGAATCAGCCCAGCGGCATTGGCTACTGATCCTGATTTAGCGAAATTTGCTGATAAGCCATTATTGAATATTCATCATCCTGTCGATCCGTTCTTTCTTGAGCTTCGCTGGAAAAAGTTTCTTTCCCTCCACCATTGA
- a CDS encoding MASE1 domain-containing protein: protein MKADKLTLAVSLLAWGALYYLLGWISLFLDGPESRAAFIWLPSGVAVTAFLITTRKRWLALWLTLFLARLLLGVTFQHTLHVSLVLALFSLTSHLGIAWSVRYFSRGYDRLHKIVNWVISTIIFSALAALAGVGWLSLMAGSVQMPWLWIVWSANVTGTLFVTPPLMGLLAPVDKGARQESLAGVFLVFAVLLTTLYIFNGVPDRSDNIALIYALACLPLVLLTATTVICGNRLASLAFILFSAVVIYASWRETGPFYFARLTPEESILLAQCYLSAAALLLVFIRAQKTHTPADRHARSTAYSLDPETGRLVWAPHAHPALAAALAQVTTREALLIRVPDPRQQAQMAARWQAVADSQPVAEAFHFTLALRDHPPIRITERNMLLMADKDRPVIVAFWSEDKESLFQPAPQEES, encoded by the coding sequence ATGAAAGCAGATAAACTGACGTTAGCGGTCTCGTTACTCGCCTGGGGCGCACTCTATTATCTGCTGGGCTGGATCTCGTTATTCCTCGACGGTCCTGAGAGCCGGGCGGCCTTTATCTGGCTGCCGTCGGGCGTGGCCGTCACCGCCTTTCTCATCACAACGCGAAAGCGGTGGCTCGCGCTCTGGCTTACCCTGTTCCTTGCCCGCCTGTTACTGGGGGTGACCTTTCAGCATACGCTTCACGTCTCGCTGGTGCTGGCCCTGTTTTCGCTGACCAGCCATCTGGGCATTGCATGGAGCGTGCGCTACTTTTCCCGGGGCTACGACCGCCTGCACAAAATCGTCAACTGGGTGATTTCCACTATCATCTTCAGCGCGCTGGCGGCGCTGGCGGGGGTCGGCTGGCTCTCCCTGATGGCCGGGAGCGTGCAGATGCCGTGGCTGTGGATCGTCTGGAGCGCCAACGTCACCGGCACGCTGTTTGTCACCCCGCCGCTGATGGGCCTGCTGGCCCCGGTCGATAAAGGGGCGCGGCAGGAGTCATTAGCAGGCGTGTTTTTAGTGTTCGCCGTGTTGTTGACGACCCTCTATATCTTCAACGGCGTGCCCGACCGCAGCGACAATATCGCCCTGATTTACGCCCTGGCCTGCCTGCCGCTGGTCCTGCTGACCGCCACCACCGTTATATGCGGTAATCGCCTGGCATCGCTGGCGTTTATCCTCTTTAGCGCCGTGGTGATCTACGCCTCCTGGCGCGAAACCGGCCCCTTTTATTTCGCCCGCCTGACCCCGGAGGAGTCGATTTTGCTGGCGCAATGTTACCTCTCCGCCGCTGCCCTGCTGCTGGTGTTTATTCGCGCCCAGAAAACGCATACCCCCGCCGACCGTCATGCCCGGTCTACGGCCTACTCCCTCGATCCCGAAACGGGTCGCCTGGTCTGGGCTCCTCATGCGCACCCGGCCCTCGCCGCCGCGTTAGCCCAGGTCACCACCCGGGAAGCGCTGCTGATCCGGGTACCCGATCCGCGACAGCAGGCGCAGATGGCCGCCCGCTGGCAGGCGGTAGCGGACAGCCAGCCCGTTGCGGAGGCATTTCATTTTACGCTGGCGCTCCGGGACCATCCGCCCATCAGAATAACTGAACGAAATATGCTGCTGATGGCCGATAAGGATCGCCCGGTGATTGTCGCGTTCTGGTCTGAAGACAAGGAAAGCCTGTTTCAGCCCGCGCCGCAGGAGGAGAGTTAA
- a CDS encoding HdeD family acid-resistance protein, whose protein sequence is MLQIAFLLAGAAFVRRAAPFFMVAGMLWGGLGLAIFIDGLQGGLHFPLHVFGLFLLLDSLVSLALGSAAKGTQRGIFYFKGGVFLLIAILILSGRHDGTLALAIVFGIAYFITGLFTIASAVVVRFSHWRRALLSGVSQILFAIFLFLPFPTEHDGTVSQFIGMVMLTGGVHSVILSLRMRQVRHGRSVFDILVPQTLRIGEREALPQEVENTPGNQLIVHVWTPEGSAKQQTLPRPVINRYIAAVDADGVISTGHAALELPPTLYISLYPAAEIDRSPSEFFNLLKAVEANTVAGKYQPDYPFEANMWCESDRKIHFSTFNATSLTSFWNHYRQTKTYNLTWRNCSSSVAWALEAAMDGALKERCTRGGFVRLLFIPELWIAAQLRKRATNMAWTPGLVLDYTRALHAVVHPTEVSLIHLIKKRWFTAADGED, encoded by the coding sequence ATGCTGCAAATCGCTTTTTTGCTGGCCGGGGCGGCGTTTGTCCGCAGAGCAGCGCCGTTCTTCATGGTGGCCGGAATGCTCTGGGGCGGGCTGGGGCTGGCCATTTTTATCGATGGCCTGCAGGGTGGGCTGCACTTCCCCCTGCATGTCTTTGGGCTGTTTCTGCTGCTCGACAGCCTGGTGTCCCTGGCGCTGGGCTCGGCGGCTAAAGGGACCCAGCGCGGGATTTTTTACTTTAAGGGCGGCGTGTTCCTGTTAATCGCCATTCTGATTTTATCGGGTCGCCATGATGGCACCCTGGCGCTGGCGATCGTCTTCGGAATTGCGTACTTCATTACCGGCCTGTTCACCATCGCCTCTGCGGTGGTGGTGCGCTTTAGCCACTGGCGTCGCGCCCTGCTCTCCGGGGTGTCGCAAATCCTGTTTGCTATTTTCCTGTTCCTGCCCTTTCCGACAGAACACGACGGCACCGTCTCGCAGTTTATCGGCATGGTGATGCTCACCGGCGGGGTGCACTCGGTGATCCTCTCCCTGCGGATGCGCCAGGTCCGCCACGGCCGCTCGGTATTCGATATTCTCGTCCCGCAGACGCTGAGGATTGGCGAGCGCGAGGCGCTCCCGCAGGAGGTTGAGAACACGCCGGGTAATCAGCTGATCGTTCACGTCTGGACGCCGGAGGGCTCGGCTAAACAACAGACGCTTCCGCGCCCGGTGATCAACCGCTACATTGCCGCCGTGGATGCCGACGGCGTGATCTCGACCGGCCATGCGGCGCTGGAACTGCCGCCGACGCTCTATATCAGCCTCTACCCGGCGGCGGAGATTGACCGGTCACCGTCGGAGTTTTTTAACCTGCTGAAGGCGGTGGAGGCGAACACCGTGGCGGGTAAGTATCAACCGGATTATCCCTTTGAAGCCAATATGTGGTGCGAGTCCGACCGCAAAATCCACTTCTCCACCTTTAATGCGACATCACTCACCAGTTTCTGGAACCATTACCGGCAAACCAAAACCTACAACCTGACCTGGCGCAACTGCTCCAGCAGCGTGGCCTGGGCCCTTGAAGCCGCCATGGATGGTGCCCTGAAAGAGCGCTGTACCCGGGGCGGCTTTGTGCGGCTGTTGTTTATTCCGGAGCTGTGGATCGCCGCGCAGCTGCGCAAGCGTGCCACCAACATGGCCTGGACGCCCGGGCTGGTGCTGGACTATACCCGGGCGCTACATGCGGTGGTTCACCCCACGGAGGTGTCGCTGATCCACCTGATCAAAAAGAGATGGTTTACGGCGGCGGACGGCGAAGATTAG
- a CDS encoding LysR family transcriptional regulator, whose amino-acid sequence MLKDNFNDLLSFMVVARERSFTRAAAQLGVSQSALSHAMRNLEARLDMRLLTRTTRSVAPTEAGEQLFIRLSPHLREIEQELTALRDMRDTPAGNIRINAGEHAMTGVLWPVLKPFMAQYPDINVEVTVDNGLTDIVDGRYDAGVRLGEQVAKDMIAVRIAPDMRMAVVGSPDYFTRHGEPQTPEQLADHRCINMRLPTRGGLYAWEFTCEGREIRVRVDGQLTLNNLPQRLDAAEAGLGLAYVPEDTVQEAISQGRLARVLEAYCPAFDGYHLYYPSRRQHTTAFALLVEALRHK is encoded by the coding sequence ATGCTGAAGGATAATTTTAACGATCTGCTGTCGTTTATGGTCGTCGCCCGGGAGCGCAGCTTCACCCGCGCCGCGGCGCAGCTGGGCGTGTCGCAGTCGGCCCTCAGCCACGCCATGCGCAACCTTGAAGCGCGCCTCGATATGCGCCTGCTGACCCGGACCACCCGCAGCGTGGCCCCCACCGAAGCGGGCGAACAGCTGTTTATACGCCTGAGCCCGCATCTGCGGGAGATCGAGCAGGAGCTGACCGCCCTGCGCGATATGCGCGATACCCCGGCGGGCAATATCCGCATTAACGCCGGAGAACATGCCATGACCGGGGTGCTGTGGCCGGTGCTGAAACCCTTTATGGCGCAGTACCCGGATATCAATGTGGAAGTGACGGTGGATAACGGCCTGACGGATATCGTCGACGGCCGTTATGATGCCGGCGTGCGGCTGGGCGAACAGGTGGCAAAGGATATGATTGCGGTGCGCATCGCGCCAGATATGCGGATGGCGGTCGTCGGCTCCCCGGACTATTTCACCCGGCATGGCGAGCCGCAGACTCCCGAGCAGCTGGCGGATCACCGCTGCATCAATATGCGCCTGCCGACGCGCGGCGGCCTGTATGCCTGGGAGTTTACCTGTGAAGGGCGGGAGATCCGCGTTCGGGTGGACGGGCAGTTAACCCTGAATAACCTGCCCCAGCGCCTGGACGCCGCCGAGGCCGGTCTGGGACTCGCCTATGTTCCGGAAGACACCGTACAGGAAGCCATCAGCCAGGGGCGTCTGGCGCGAGTGCTGGAGGCGTATTGTCCCGCGTTTGACGGCTACCATCTCTACTACCCCAGCCGCCGCCAGCACACTACCGCCTTTGCCCTGTTGGTTGAGGCTCTGCGCCACAAATAG
- the ansP gene encoding L-asparagine permease, giving the protein MKTSNKSAADHHAAKRRWLNAHEEGYHKAMGNRQVQMIAIGGAIGTGLFLGAGARLQMAGPALALVYLVCGIFSFFILRALGELVLHRPSSGSFVSYAREFLGEKAAYVAGWMYFVNWAMTGIVDITAVALYMHYWGAFGDVPQWVFALGALAIVGTMNMIGVKWFAEMEFWFALVKVLAIVIFLVVGTVFLGSGKPLDGNMTGFHLITDNGGFFPHGLLPALVLVQGVVFAFASIELVGTAAGECKDPENMVPKAINSVIWRIGLFYVGSVVLLVLLLPWNAYQAGQSPFVTFFSKLGVPYVGSIMNIVVLTAALSSLNSGLYSTGRILRSMSMGGSAPKYMSKMSKQQVPYAGILATLVVYVFGVFLNYLVPSQVFEIVLNVAALGIIASWAFIVVCQMRLRKAIKAGTAADVSFKMPGAPVTSWLTLLFLFSVLVLMAFDYPNGTYTIATIPLLAVLLVAGWFGVRKRVHEIHSTAPKHPDDEKQDGPLVEETSR; this is encoded by the coding sequence ATGAAAACAAGCAATAAAAGCGCAGCCGATCATCATGCTGCGAAACGTCGCTGGCTGAACGCCCACGAAGAGGGCTATCACAAGGCGATGGGCAACCGTCAGGTGCAGATGATCGCCATCGGCGGCGCTATCGGTACGGGGCTGTTTTTAGGTGCAGGCGCTCGTCTGCAGATGGCTGGCCCGGCCCTCGCACTGGTCTATCTGGTGTGCGGTATCTTCTCCTTCTTTATTCTGCGTGCCCTTGGCGAACTGGTGTTACACCGTCCGTCCAGCGGCAGCTTCGTCTCCTACGCCCGTGAGTTTCTCGGTGAAAAAGCCGCCTATGTCGCGGGCTGGATGTACTTCGTCAACTGGGCGATGACCGGGATCGTGGATATCACGGCGGTGGCGCTCTACATGCACTACTGGGGCGCGTTTGGCGATGTGCCGCAGTGGGTATTTGCCCTTGGCGCGCTGGCGATTGTCGGCACCATGAACATGATCGGCGTGAAGTGGTTCGCGGAGATGGAGTTCTGGTTTGCGCTGGTTAAGGTGCTGGCGATTGTGATCTTCCTGGTCGTCGGTACGGTGTTCCTCGGCAGCGGTAAACCGCTGGACGGCAACATGACCGGCTTCCATCTGATCACCGATAACGGCGGTTTCTTCCCGCACGGCCTTCTGCCGGCGTTGGTGCTGGTCCAGGGCGTGGTGTTCGCCTTTGCCTCCATTGAGCTGGTGGGTACGGCGGCGGGCGAATGTAAAGATCCAGAGAACATGGTGCCAAAGGCTATCAACAGCGTGATCTGGCGTATCGGCCTGTTCTATGTTGGCTCCGTGGTGCTGCTGGTTCTGCTCCTGCCGTGGAACGCCTACCAGGCGGGTCAAAGTCCGTTCGTGACCTTCTTCTCGAAGCTCGGCGTGCCGTACGTGGGCAGCATCATGAACATCGTGGTTCTCACCGCGGCGCTCTCGAGCCTGAACTCCGGCCTGTACTCCACCGGCCGTATCCTGCGCTCCATGTCGATGGGTGGTTCTGCACCGAAGTATATGTCGAAGATGAGCAAGCAGCAGGTGCCGTACGCGGGCATTCTGGCGACCCTGGTGGTCTACGTCTTCGGCGTGTTCCTGAACTATCTGGTGCCGTCGCAGGTATTTGAGATCGTGCTGAACGTGGCGGCGCTGGGCATTATCGCCTCCTGGGCCTTTATCGTGGTGTGCCAGATGCGTCTGCGCAAAGCGATAAAGGCAGGCACCGCTGCCGACGTGAGCTTCAAAATGCCGGGCGCACCGGTCACCTCCTGGCTGACCCTGCTGTTCCTGTTCAGCGTGCTGGTGCTGATGGCGTTCGACTACCCGAACGGCACCTACACCATTGCGACTATCCCTCTGCTGGCGGTTCTGCTGGTAGCGGGCTGGTTTGGCGTACGTAAGCGCGTGCATGAGATCCACAGCACCGCGCCGAAACACCCGGACGATGAAAAGCAGGATGGTCCGCTGGTGGAAGAGACCTCAAGGTAA
- a CDS encoding RidA family protein, with protein MIQREPIFPANRHALYEAHGYSAAIRSGDLLFVSGQVGSRADGTPEPDFAAQVQLAFENLKATLAAAGCTFDDLIDVTTFHTDPQNQFPVIMQVKQAIFPQPPYPNWTAVGVTWLAGFDFEIKVIARIPQ; from the coding sequence ATGATCCAGCGCGAACCGATTTTCCCTGCAAACCGACATGCGCTCTATGAAGCGCACGGTTACTCTGCCGCCATCCGTTCCGGCGATTTACTCTTTGTTTCTGGTCAGGTGGGAAGCCGCGCCGATGGCACGCCGGAGCCGGATTTTGCCGCTCAGGTACAGCTTGCGTTTGAGAACCTGAAAGCGACGCTTGCCGCGGCGGGATGTACATTTGACGATCTGATTGATGTCACGACCTTCCATACCGATCCGCAGAATCAGTTTCCAGTGATTATGCAGGTCAAACAGGCTATTTTCCCGCAGCCTCCTTATCCGAACTGGACCGCCGTCGGCGTGACCTGGCTGGCAGGATTTGATTTCGAAATTAAGGTGATTGCACGCATTCCGCAGTAA
- a CDS encoding TetR/AcrR family transcriptional regulator: MVAKRRSETMEENRAKLILAARKAFAEKGFAAASMDELTASVGLTRGALYHNFGDKKGLLAAVVDQIDGEMAQRAKAEAADVDDDWERLLAEGVAYIKMALDPEVQRIVLLDGPAFLGDPAQWPGQLSCLASTRQSIINMLERGEINPVNADAAAYMLNSAAMSAALWIATRPDPHKALPYIIAVFRQLASGLCQRPE, from the coding sequence ATGGTGGCCAAACGCCGCAGCGAAACGATGGAAGAGAACCGGGCAAAACTGATCCTGGCGGCAAGAAAAGCCTTTGCTGAAAAGGGCTTTGCCGCAGCATCAATGGATGAACTCACCGCCAGCGTCGGCCTTACTCGCGGGGCGCTGTACCACAATTTTGGCGATAAAAAAGGTCTCCTCGCCGCCGTTGTCGACCAGATAGATGGTGAAATGGCGCAACGCGCTAAGGCTGAGGCCGCTGATGTGGATGATGACTGGGAAAGACTGTTAGCCGAAGGGGTGGCCTATATTAAAATGGCGCTCGACCCGGAGGTGCAACGCATCGTTCTGTTGGATGGCCCTGCTTTTCTGGGCGACCCCGCCCAGTGGCCGGGTCAGCTTAGCTGCCTTGCATCCACCCGCCAGAGCATCATAAACATGCTCGAACGCGGCGAGATAAACCCCGTGAACGCGGATGCCGCGGCCTATATGTTAAACAGCGCCGCGATGAGCGCCGCGCTATGGATTGCCACCCGCCCGGATCCGCACAAGGCGCTGCCTTACATCATTGCGGTGTTCAGGCAGCTGGCAAGCGGACTGTGCCAGCGTCCGGAATAA
- a CDS encoding YncE family protein: protein MNLRHLCSPRLRGSLLLGSLLVAGTFNVHAAEEMLRKAVGKGAYEMAVSQQENALWVATTQSRKTDKGGVVYRLDPLTLEVTQAIHSDLKPFGATINNATQTLWFGNTTNSAVTAIDAKTGDVKGRLVLDDRKRSETVKPLQPRELVADDTTNTVYITGIGKESVIWVVDGETLKLKETITGTGKFSTGLALDAQAKRLYTTNGDGELLTIDTATHKIIERKKLQDDGKEHFYLNLSLDVKGQRAFITDSKQPEVLVISLKDGSVISKVAAPESLAVLFNPARNEAYVTHREAGKVSVIDAKTYKVTKTLDTPTFPNSLALSADGKTLFVTVKQKSSRQQEATQPDDVIRIAL from the coding sequence ATGAATTTACGTCACCTGTGCTCGCCGCGTCTGCGTGGCTCACTGCTGTTAGGTTCTCTGCTGGTCGCCGGGACCTTTAATGTTCATGCCGCCGAAGAGATGCTGCGTAAAGCGGTGGGTAAGGGCGCGTATGAAATGGCCGTCAGCCAGCAGGAGAACGCATTGTGGGTCGCTACCACCCAGAGCCGCAAAACCGATAAAGGTGGGGTGGTTTACCGTCTCGATCCGCTGACCCTGGAAGTGACACAGGCTATTCATAGCGACCTGAAACCTTTTGGTGCCACTATCAACAACGCCACCCAGACGCTGTGGTTTGGTAACACCACCAACAGCGCGGTGACGGCGATTGACGCCAAAACCGGTGACGTGAAGGGCCGTCTGGTACTTGACGATCGTAAGCGCAGCGAAACCGTCAAACCGCTGCAGCCGCGTGAGCTGGTGGCAGATGACACCACTAACACCGTCTATATCACCGGTATCGGTAAAGAGAGCGTGATTTGGGTGGTGGATGGCGAAACGCTGAAGCTGAAAGAGACCATCACCGGCACCGGCAAGTTCAGCACCGGCCTGGCGCTGGATGCGCAGGCTAAGCGCCTGTACACCACCAACGGCGACGGCGAGCTGCTGACCATCGATACCGCGACCCATAAAATCATCGAGCGCAAAAAACTGCAGGACGACGGCAAGGAGCACTTCTATCTGAACCTGAGCCTCGACGTGAAGGGCCAGCGCGCGTTTATCACCGACTCTAAGCAGCCGGAAGTGCTGGTCATCTCCCTGAAAGACGGCAGCGTCATCAGCAAAGTGGCGGCACCTGAGTCACTGGCCGTGCTCTTCAACCCGGCACGTAATGAAGCCTACGTGACCCACCGTGAAGCGGGCAAGGTGAGCGTGATCGATGCGAAAACCTATAAAGTGACGAAAACCCTCGACACCCCGACCTTCCCGAACAGCCTGGCGCTCTCTGCCGACGGTAAAACCCTGTTCGTGACGGTGAAGCAGAAGTCTTCCCGCCAGCAGGAAGCAACCCAGCCGGATGATGTGATCCGTATCGCGCTGTAA
- the pqqU gene encoding TonB-dependent receptor PqqU: MKIISARKATLPLLLVPVIFSPVATMAAEEQTMIVSASPQTLSELDTPAAVSVVNGDDMRQATPRINLSETLGSVPGLQIQNRQNYAQDLQLSTRGFGARSTFGVRGIRLYVDGIPATMPDGQGQTSNIDINSIESVEVLRGPFSALYGNASGGVINMTTETGRQPTTVEASSYYGSYGSWRYGMKATGAMGDGTQPGDVDYTVSTTRFTTHGYRDHSGARKNLANAKLGVRIDDASKLSLIFNSVDMKANDPGGLDYQEWRDNPRQSPRGDQYNTRKTIKQTQAGLRYERQLSAQDDLSVMAYAGEREMTQYQSIPYQPQLRPTHAGGVIDMQRHYQGIDTRWTHRGELLVPMTFTTGLNYENLSEDRRGYENFVMNNGVPDYGVKGAKRRDERNLMWNVDPYLQTNWQLTDKLSLDAGVRYSSVWFDSNDHYIQGANGDDSGDASYHKWLPAGALKYRVTDAWNVYAAAGRGFETPTINELSYRSDNQSGLNFGLKPSTNNTYEVGSKTRVGNGLFTAALFRTDTDDEIVVDASAGGRTSYKNAGKTRRQGVELSLDQQFAENWKLKMAWTYLDATYRTNVCGDADCEGNRMPGIARNMGYASFGWQPEEGWYAGSDVRYMSDIEADDENNAKAPSYTVVGLNTGYKLNVGNWGMDVFGRVDNLFDKEYVGSVIVNESNGRYYEPAPGRNYGVGLSVSYRFE; encoded by the coding sequence ATGAAAATCATTTCTGCCCGTAAGGCAACGCTTCCCCTGCTGTTGGTTCCTGTTATTTTTTCGCCTGTCGCCACGATGGCGGCCGAAGAGCAAACCATGATCGTCAGCGCGTCGCCGCAAACGCTATCTGAGCTGGATACGCCTGCGGCGGTCAGTGTGGTCAACGGCGATGATATGCGCCAGGCCACCCCGCGCATTAACCTCTCTGAAACCCTCGGCAGCGTTCCCGGACTACAAATCCAGAACCGTCAGAACTACGCCCAGGATCTCCAGCTGTCGACCCGCGGTTTCGGTGCCCGCTCCACCTTCGGGGTGCGCGGTATTCGTCTGTACGTCGACGGGATACCGGCCACCATGCCGGACGGACAGGGGCAAACCTCGAACATCGATATCAACAGCATCGAGAGCGTGGAGGTCCTGCGCGGGCCGTTCTCCGCCCTGTACGGCAATGCCTCGGGCGGCGTGATTAACATGACCACCGAAACCGGACGCCAGCCCACCACCGTGGAGGCCAGCAGCTATTACGGCAGCTATGGCAGCTGGCGCTACGGCATGAAGGCCACCGGCGCGATGGGCGACGGCACGCAGCCTGGGGATGTGGATTACACCGTCTCCACCACCCGCTTCACCACCCACGGCTATCGCGATCACAGCGGCGCGCGTAAAAACCTCGCCAACGCCAAACTGGGCGTGCGCATCGACGATGCCAGCAAGCTGAGCCTGATTTTTAACAGCGTCGATATGAAAGCCAACGATCCCGGCGGACTGGATTATCAGGAGTGGCGGGATAACCCACGTCAGTCCCCGCGCGGGGATCAGTACAACACCCGTAAAACCATCAAGCAGACCCAGGCGGGCCTGCGCTATGAGCGCCAGCTGAGCGCGCAGGACGACCTCAGCGTGATGGCCTACGCCGGCGAGCGTGAGATGACCCAGTACCAGTCGATCCCGTACCAGCCGCAGCTGCGTCCAACCCACGCGGGCGGCGTGATCGACATGCAGCGCCACTACCAGGGGATCGACACCCGCTGGACCCACCGTGGGGAACTGCTGGTGCCGATGACTTTCACCACCGGTCTGAACTACGAAAACCTGAGCGAAGATCGTCGCGGGTATGAAAACTTCGTGATGAACAACGGGGTGCCGGACTATGGCGTGAAAGGGGCGAAGCGCCGCGATGAGCGCAACCTGATGTGGAACGTCGACCCTTACCTGCAAACCAACTGGCAGCTGACAGATAAGCTCTCCCTTGATGCGGGCGTGCGCTACAGCTCGGTGTGGTTCGACTCGAACGACCACTATATTCAGGGTGCTAACGGCGATGACAGCGGCGACGCCAGCTACCACAAATGGCTCCCGGCAGGCGCGCTGAAGTACCGCGTGACCGATGCCTGGAACGTCTATGCCGCCGCAGGCCGTGGTTTTGAAACCCCGACCATCAACGAACTCTCCTACCGTTCCGATAACCAGAGCGGCCTGAACTTCGGCCTCAAGCCGTCGACCAACAATACGTATGAAGTGGGGAGCAAAACGCGAGTCGGTAACGGCCTGTTCACCGCGGCGCTGTTCCGCACCGATACCGACGATGAAATCGTGGTGGATGCCAGCGCAGGCGGACGCACCAGCTACAAAAATGCCGGTAAAACCCGTCGTCAGGGTGTGGAGCTTTCACTCGATCAGCAGTTTGCTGAGAACTGGAAGCTGAAGATGGCGTGGACGTACCTGGATGCCACCTACCGCACCAACGTCTGTGGTGACGCAGACTGCGAAGGCAACCGGATGCCGGGCATTGCGCGCAACATGGGCTATGCCTCCTTTGGCTGGCAGCCTGAAGAGGGCTGGTACGCGGGTTCGGATGTGCGCTACATGAGCGACATCGAGGCCGATGACGAAAACAACGCCAAAGCCCCCTCTTATACCGTCGTGGGCCTGAATACCGGGTATAAGCTGAACGTCGGCAACTGGGGCATGGACGTCTTTGGTCGCGTGGATAACCTGTTCGACAAAGAGTATGTCGGCTCGGTTATCGTCAACGAATCAAACGGGCGTTACTACGAACCGGCTCCGGGGCGTAACTACGGGGTGGGCCTTTCCGTCTCGTATCGCTTCGAGTAA